TCTCGCGCAGGTTGTAGAGCCATCCGCGCAGGGTGACGCGCTCGCTCTCGTGGCGGCCGACCTGCACGATGCTGGTGATGGGAGCGTCCATGGTCACTTCGCGGCGGCGGCGTTCTCCGCCACCTCCAGGCGGCGGAAGGCCGCGCCCATGCCTTCCAGGATGTTGCCCTTGCCCTCACCGTCGATCTCCATGAGCAGCGGGGGCCGATGGGGCGCGGAGGCCAGCAGGGCGACCGCCTGGCGCCAGTCGATGCCGCCGTCCCCCGGCCACAGGTGGGAGTCGCGGTCGCGCGCGTTATCGTGCACGTGGGTGGAGCGGATGTGCGGCTTGAGCGGCTCGAAGGCCCCGGCCACATCACTCATGATGTGCGCGTGCCCCACGTCAAAACACACCCCAAGGTCCTCGAAGTGCAGGGTCTGGATGTACTCCAGCAGCCGCTCCGGCGTGGACAGCTCATTGGGGATGTTCTCCACCAGCAGGCTGACGCCCAGGGGCTTGGCGAAAGCGCGCAGGTGTTCGAGCGAGGTCAGCCCGGCCTCGAACCTCTGCGGCGTGAACTCTTCCCCGCCCAGGCCCATGTGCTGGACCAGGAACTTGTAGGGGATCTCCTCCGCCACCTCGAGGCAGCGCTTGATCTCGTCCATGGCCTCGATGCGGCGGCGCT
Above is a genomic segment from Terriglobales bacterium containing:
- a CDS encoding sugar phosphate isomerase/epimerase family protein; this encodes MSTYVYVKERLHPGLLEGLARAGAQAIEIFAARGHFDYSNKAHVREIASWFRQSGVPLHSMHSPMFCDYEWGRSGAPPINPVDTDKRRRIEAMDEIKRCLEVAEEIPYKFLVQHMGLGGEEFTPQRFEAGLTSLEHLRAFAKPLGVSLLVENIPNELSTPERLLEYIQTLHFEDLGVCFDVGHAHIMSDVAGAFEPLKPHIRSTHVHDNARDRDSHLWPGDGGIDWRQAVALLASAPHRPPLLMEIDGEGKGNILEGMGAAFRRLEVAENAAAAK